A genome region from Streptomyces sp. SAI-135 includes the following:
- a CDS encoding thiolase family protein, with amino-acid sequence MTDSYVYAAARTPFGRYAGALAGVRPDDLAARAISGVLAKTPALDPAEIGDVVWGNANGAGEDNRNLGRMAVLLAGLPTSVPATTVNRLCGSSLDAAIIASRAIETGDVDIVLSGGAESMSRAPWVLPKPARGFPAADVTAVSTTLGWRLVNKRMPKEWTVSLGEANEQLVDRFGISRERQDAFAVRSHTLAQQAWNAGFYDDLIVPVVTERDGTAVERDEGVRPDSTVETLARLKPAFRPNGAITAGNASPLNDGASAVLLGSADAAARIGAAPLARIAGRGVTALDPQMFGFAPVEAANQALKNAGISWADVAAVELNEAFAVQSLACMDAWGVDPGIVNTKGGAIALGHPLGASGGRLLGTLAHRLRESGERWGVAALCIGVGQGLAVVLENVTGGRG; translated from the coding sequence GCGAGAACGCCCTTCGGACGGTACGCGGGCGCCCTCGCCGGGGTGCGGCCCGACGACCTCGCCGCGCGGGCCATCAGCGGGGTCCTCGCCAAGACGCCCGCGCTCGACCCGGCTGAGATCGGCGACGTCGTCTGGGGCAACGCCAACGGCGCGGGCGAGGACAACCGCAACCTGGGCAGGATGGCCGTCCTCCTCGCGGGACTTCCCACTTCCGTTCCCGCCACGACGGTCAACCGTCTGTGCGGATCCTCGCTGGACGCCGCCATCATCGCCTCGCGTGCCATCGAGACGGGTGATGTGGACATCGTGCTGTCCGGCGGCGCGGAGTCGATGAGCCGGGCTCCCTGGGTCCTGCCCAAGCCTGCGCGCGGGTTTCCCGCAGCGGACGTCACCGCGGTGTCGACCACGCTGGGCTGGAGGCTGGTCAACAAACGGATGCCGAAGGAGTGGACCGTTTCCCTGGGCGAGGCGAACGAGCAGCTGGTCGATCGCTTCGGCATCTCGCGTGAACGGCAGGACGCTTTCGCGGTCCGCTCCCACACACTGGCTCAACAGGCATGGAACGCCGGCTTCTACGACGACCTGATCGTGCCGGTAGTGACGGAAAGAGATGGCACGGCAGTCGAACGGGATGAGGGCGTCCGTCCCGACTCCACCGTCGAGACGCTCGCCCGGCTCAAGCCCGCCTTCCGGCCGAACGGTGCCATCACAGCCGGTAATGCCTCCCCGCTCAATGACGGGGCCTCGGCCGTGCTGCTTGGTTCCGCCGACGCCGCGGCCCGTATCGGGGCCGCACCCCTCGCACGGATCGCGGGCCGCGGCGTCACCGCGCTCGACCCGCAGATGTTCGGGTTCGCGCCCGTGGAAGCAGCCAACCAGGCGCTGAAGAATGCGGGCATCTCCTGGGCCGATGTCGCCGCGGTCGAGCTCAACGAAGCATTCGCCGTACAGTCTTTGGCCTGCATGGACGCTTGGGGTGTGGATCCCGGCATCGTCAACACCAAAGGTGGCGCCATAGCGCTGGGCCACCCCTTGGGTGCGTCCGGTGGCAGGCTCCTGGGCACTCTGGCCCATCGGCTCCGCGAGTCCGGTGAACGGTGGGGTGTCGCGGCCCTGTGCATAGGTGTCGGCCAAGGTCTTGCCGTGGTGCTGGAGAACGTGACGGGGGGCCGGGGATGA